A window from Carassius auratus strain Wakin chromosome 48, ASM336829v1, whole genome shotgun sequence encodes these proteins:
- the LOC113065590 gene encoding interleukin-1 receptor-associated kinase 1-binding protein 1 homolog, with protein MAHSPSRVFAAVSPSAGDVYQDENETVFNRGRKQTPLHTLNNTRVVQMTGCAELSYPPDRATVTISVKNSKEHVNDVTNSVTRRLEYILQTARQHDVKEESITVTKHLQREEELFHMRAEVLVVFSDFEKMQQARSVLIEKLDKSVCVGDPYYSHSAESLSLLRRRVCLEAVDNARLKASEACCILGQALGRPLLVREEESREWTSGQHEVTDSPLTLHQKTGVTLVTASSRVFVAFELRPKDSNRRKF; from the exons ATGGCGCACAGTCCGTCTCGTGTCTTTGCTGCAGTTTCACCGAGTGCTGGAGATGTTTACCAAGACGAAAACGAAACGGTGTTTAACCGGGGTCGCAAGCAAACACCTTTACACACTCTAAACAACACACGAGTGGTTCAGATGACTGGCTGTGCGGAGTTATCGTATCCTCCGGACCGAGCCACCGTCACCATCAGCGTCAAAAACAGTAAAGAACATGTAAACGACGTGACCAATAGCGTTACCCGAAGACTGGAATACATACTACAGACCGCGAGACAGCATGACGTCAAG GAAGAAAGTATCACTGTGACAAAGCACTTACAAAGAGAGGAAGAGCTCTTCCACATGCGAGCTGAG GTGCTTGTGGTGTTTTCAGACTTTGAGAAGATGCAACAAGCACGCTCAGTTTTGATTGAAAAACTTGACAAAAGCGTGTGCGTGGGTGACCCCTACTACAGTCACAGCGCTGAAAGTCTCAGTTTGTTGAG ACGCAGAGTATGTTTGGAAGCTGTGGACAATGCCCGGCTAAAAGCCAGTGAGGCATGTTGCATTCTGGGACAAGCTCTGGGACGGCCGCTGCTTGTACGTGAGGAAGAATCACGAGAGTGGACCAGCGGCCAGCATGAAGTGACTGACTCTCCTCTAACACTACATCAGAAGACTGGGGTTACATTAGTCACTGCCTCTTCGCGTGTATTTGTGGCCTTTGAATTGCGACCAAAGGACAGCAACAGGAGGAAATTTTGA
- the LOC113065346 gene encoding uncharacterized protein LOC113065346: MPQITLGVIIQLTLLLSALPAQYLISKWTSGTATQRHIATQRILDTWDSIRTSYLNTAAWVDWLNTWIPKLPTFAEEEDEYQTLEEALAIELMMHDNEHGYFAVSKEVRSPRPAYVLHRVGQVVMTQNNMVGVIIGWDAGLRAPPEWIKRKKYSELERVKDTPHYRIMFSGPDSSSILIGYIPQNNIKLFQGFQPDIPTLQHYFSHFDGEKFVLEEWLQEIYPHD, encoded by the exons ATGCCTCAAATCACGTTAGGTGTGATTATACAGTTGACGCTCCTGCTGTCAGCTCTACCTGCGCAGTATCTCATCTCCAAATGGACAAGCGGCACCGCGACACAACGACACATCGCCACTCAGAG AATCCTTGACACATGGGACTCCATAAGAACATCCTACTTGAACACAGCTGCTTGGGTTGACTGGCTAAATACCTGGATTCCCAAACTACC GACCTTCGCTGAGGAAGAGGACGAGTATCAAACTCTGGAAGAAGCGCTTGCAATCGAGCTGATGATGCATGATAATGAGCACGGGTACTTTGCAG TGTCAAAGGAGGTGCGAAGCCCCAGGCCGGCATACGTGCTGCACCGTGTAGGTCAAGTTGTGATGACACAGAATAATATGGTGGGGGTGATCATAGGATGGGACGCAGGACTCCGAGCCCCACCAGAGTGGATCAAGAGAAAGAAATACTCAGAG CTGGAGAGAGTCAAGGATACTCCTCATTACAGAATAATGTTCAGTGGACCCGATTCCTCATCAATACTGATTGGATACATTCCCCAGAATAACATCAAGCTATTTCAAGGCTTTCAG CCAGACATTCCTACTCTACAGCACTATTTTTCACACTTTGATGGGGAAAAGTTTGTTTTGGAGGAATGGTTGCAAGAAATCTACCCTCACGACTGA